Proteins from a single region of Oncorhynchus tshawytscha isolate Ot180627B linkage group LG03, Otsh_v2.0, whole genome shotgun sequence:
- the LOC112244118 gene encoding tumor necrosis factor receptor superfamily member 5 isoform X2, whose product MNGQYVRTDCGKSTKTECETCQHEYYTAELNFLKQCLPCRVCYSSSNQKVLRECEASSDRQCVCKTGFYCTDDGCEHCLPVTLCPLGSGVVNQANPQNDTVCAPCLPGTYNSVNDAITHCQSHTRCGDLGKEVKSAGTETTDAVCGAFISRCHWILPTSLWAGLVVTSLIIILICIYWRAKRQSYMPANSSGPGIPVEPAPPSFAPAELKFPTECNSHWSLDQKATEPLFINTAVIQVNGYTSDCEVEADGASITMTTSEQFSQSDHSNGMRRNDIRPSRYLSEPQEDEWPGT is encoded by the exons ATGAATG GACAGTATGTTCGCACCGACTGTGGCAAGTCTACAAAAACAGAGTGTGAAACCTGTCAACATGAATACTACACTGCTGAATTAAACTTCTTGAAACAATGTCTACCCTGTAGGGTCTGCTATTCCA gcagTAACCAGAAGGTATTGAGGGAGTGTGAAGCCAGTAGTGACAGGCAATGTGTGTGTAAGACTGGTTTCTACTGTACAGACGATGGATGTGAACACTGCCTACCTGTGACCCTGTGCCCTCTGGGTTCAGGTGTCGTGAATCAAG CCAACCCCCAGAATGACACAGTCTGTGCCCCGTGCCTACCTGGGACCTATAACAGTGTCAACGATGCCATCACACACTGCCAATCACACACCAG gTGTGGGGACCTAGGGAAGGAGGTGAAAAGTGCTGGGACTGAGACTACCGATGCTGTGTGTGGTGCCTTCATATCTC GGTGTCACTGGATACTACCTACCAGTCTGTGGGCGGGACTAGTGGTGACCTCACTCATCATAATCTTGATCTGCATCTATTGGAGGGCCAAGCGTCAATCATACATGCCAG CCAACTCCAGTGGTCCTGGAATTCCTGTAGAACCTGCACCTCCTTCCTTCGCACCAGCTGAGCTCAAGTTCCCCACCGAGTGCAACAGCCATTGGAGCCTGGACCAGAAAGCCACTGAGCCACTCTTCATCAACACAG CTGTTATTCAGGTAAACGGCTATACGTCAGACTGTGAAGTTGAGGCCGATGGCGCCTCCATAACAATGACAACATCAGAGCAATTCAGCCAATCGGATCACAGTAATGGAATGAGAAGAAATGACATCAGACCCTCCCGCTACCTATCAGAGCCACAGGAAGATGAGTGGCCAGGGACTTAA
- the LOC112244118 gene encoding tumor necrosis factor receptor superfamily member 5 isoform X4, whose amino-acid sequence MAVLECKTEEYLHDASGVKRCCERCRKGQYVRTDCGKSTKTECETCQHEYYTAELNFLKQCLPCRVCYSTNPQNDTVCAPCLPGTYNSVNDAITHCQSHTRCGDLGKEVKSAGTETTDAVCGAFISRCHWILPTSLWAGLVVTSLIIILICIYWRAKRQSYMPANSSGPGIPVEPAPPSFAPAELKFPTECNSHWSLDQKATEPLFINTAVIQVNGYTSDCEVEADGASITMTTSEQFSQSDHSNGMRRNDIRPSRYLSEPQEDEWPGT is encoded by the exons ATGGCTGTATTGGAATGCAAAACTGAGGAATACCTTCATGATGCTTCTGGGGTGAAAAGGTGCTGTGAGCGTTGTCGTAAAG GACAGTATGTTCGCACCGACTGTGGCAAGTCTACAAAAACAGAGTGTGAAACCTGTCAACATGAATACTACACTGCTGAATTAAACTTCTTGAAACAATGTCTACCCTGTAGGGTCTGCTATTCCA CCAACCCCCAGAATGACACAGTCTGTGCCCCGTGCCTACCTGGGACCTATAACAGTGTCAACGATGCCATCACACACTGCCAATCACACACCAG gTGTGGGGACCTAGGGAAGGAGGTGAAAAGTGCTGGGACTGAGACTACCGATGCTGTGTGTGGTGCCTTCATATCTC GGTGTCACTGGATACTACCTACCAGTCTGTGGGCGGGACTAGTGGTGACCTCACTCATCATAATCTTGATCTGCATCTATTGGAGGGCCAAGCGTCAATCATACATGCCAG CCAACTCCAGTGGTCCTGGAATTCCTGTAGAACCTGCACCTCCTTCCTTCGCACCAGCTGAGCTCAAGTTCCCCACCGAGTGCAACAGCCATTGGAGCCTGGACCAGAAAGCCACTGAGCCACTCTTCATCAACACAG CTGTTATTCAGGTAAACGGCTATACGTCAGACTGTGAAGTTGAGGCCGATGGCGCCTCCATAACAATGACAACATCAGAGCAATTCAGCCAATCGGATCACAGTAATGGAATGAGAAGAAATGACATCAGACCCTCCCGCTACCTATCAGAGCCACAGGAAGATGAGTGGCCAGGGACTTAA
- the LOC112244118 gene encoding tumor necrosis factor receptor superfamily member 5 isoform X3, with translation MAVLECKTEEYLHDASGVKRCCERCRKGSNQKVLRECEASSDRQCVCKTGFYCTDDGCEHCLPVTLCPLGSGVVNQANPQNDTVCAPCLPGTYNSVNDAITHCQSHTRCGDLGKEVKSAGTETTDAVCGAFISRCHWILPTSLWAGLVVTSLIIILICIYWRAKRQSYMPANSSGPGIPVEPAPPSFAPAELKFPTECNSHWSLDQKATEPLFINTAVIQVNGYTSDCEVEADGASITMTTSEQFSQSDHSNGMRRNDIRPSRYLSEPQEDEWPGT, from the exons ATGGCTGTATTGGAATGCAAAACTGAGGAATACCTTCATGATGCTTCTGGGGTGAAAAGGTGCTGTGAGCGTTGTCGTAAAG gcagTAACCAGAAGGTATTGAGGGAGTGTGAAGCCAGTAGTGACAGGCAATGTGTGTGTAAGACTGGTTTCTACTGTACAGACGATGGATGTGAACACTGCCTACCTGTGACCCTGTGCCCTCTGGGTTCAGGTGTCGTGAATCAAG CCAACCCCCAGAATGACACAGTCTGTGCCCCGTGCCTACCTGGGACCTATAACAGTGTCAACGATGCCATCACACACTGCCAATCACACACCAG gTGTGGGGACCTAGGGAAGGAGGTGAAAAGTGCTGGGACTGAGACTACCGATGCTGTGTGTGGTGCCTTCATATCTC GGTGTCACTGGATACTACCTACCAGTCTGTGGGCGGGACTAGTGGTGACCTCACTCATCATAATCTTGATCTGCATCTATTGGAGGGCCAAGCGTCAATCATACATGCCAG CCAACTCCAGTGGTCCTGGAATTCCTGTAGAACCTGCACCTCCTTCCTTCGCACCAGCTGAGCTCAAGTTCCCCACCGAGTGCAACAGCCATTGGAGCCTGGACCAGAAAGCCACTGAGCCACTCTTCATCAACACAG CTGTTATTCAGGTAAACGGCTATACGTCAGACTGTGAAGTTGAGGCCGATGGCGCCTCCATAACAATGACAACATCAGAGCAATTCAGCCAATCGGATCACAGTAATGGAATGAGAAGAAATGACATCAGACCCTCCCGCTACCTATCAGAGCCACAGGAAGATGAGTGGCCAGGGACTTAA
- the LOC112244118 gene encoding tumor necrosis factor receptor superfamily member 5 isoform X1 → MAVLECKTEEYLHDASGVKRCCERCRKGQYVRTDCGKSTKTECETCQHEYYTAELNFLKQCLPCRVCYSSSNQKVLRECEASSDRQCVCKTGFYCTDDGCEHCLPVTLCPLGSGVVNQANPQNDTVCAPCLPGTYNSVNDAITHCQSHTRCGDLGKEVKSAGTETTDAVCGAFISRCHWILPTSLWAGLVVTSLIIILICIYWRAKRQSYMPANSSGPGIPVEPAPPSFAPAELKFPTECNSHWSLDQKATEPLFINTAVIQVNGYTSDCEVEADGASITMTTSEQFSQSDHSNGMRRNDIRPSRYLSEPQEDEWPGT, encoded by the exons ATGGCTGTATTGGAATGCAAAACTGAGGAATACCTTCATGATGCTTCTGGGGTGAAAAGGTGCTGTGAGCGTTGTCGTAAAG GACAGTATGTTCGCACCGACTGTGGCAAGTCTACAAAAACAGAGTGTGAAACCTGTCAACATGAATACTACACTGCTGAATTAAACTTCTTGAAACAATGTCTACCCTGTAGGGTCTGCTATTCCA gcagTAACCAGAAGGTATTGAGGGAGTGTGAAGCCAGTAGTGACAGGCAATGTGTGTGTAAGACTGGTTTCTACTGTACAGACGATGGATGTGAACACTGCCTACCTGTGACCCTGTGCCCTCTGGGTTCAGGTGTCGTGAATCAAG CCAACCCCCAGAATGACACAGTCTGTGCCCCGTGCCTACCTGGGACCTATAACAGTGTCAACGATGCCATCACACACTGCCAATCACACACCAG gTGTGGGGACCTAGGGAAGGAGGTGAAAAGTGCTGGGACTGAGACTACCGATGCTGTGTGTGGTGCCTTCATATCTC GGTGTCACTGGATACTACCTACCAGTCTGTGGGCGGGACTAGTGGTGACCTCACTCATCATAATCTTGATCTGCATCTATTGGAGGGCCAAGCGTCAATCATACATGCCAG CCAACTCCAGTGGTCCTGGAATTCCTGTAGAACCTGCACCTCCTTCCTTCGCACCAGCTGAGCTCAAGTTCCCCACCGAGTGCAACAGCCATTGGAGCCTGGACCAGAAAGCCACTGAGCCACTCTTCATCAACACAG CTGTTATTCAGGTAAACGGCTATACGTCAGACTGTGAAGTTGAGGCCGATGGCGCCTCCATAACAATGACAACATCAGAGCAATTCAGCCAATCGGATCACAGTAATGGAATGAGAAGAAATGACATCAGACCCTCCCGCTACCTATCAGAGCCACAGGAAGATGAGTGGCCAGGGACTTAA
- the rbp5 gene encoding retinol-binding protein 1 isoform X2, which produces MTLDTDRDINFALRKIVCMLKPTKQIVHDPATGSMKIRTLTTFKDFDMDFKLGQVFTEDLGPVDGRVCQTTVDWEGDKLVCVQRGEKEGRGWTHWLEGDKLHLEMRVGDVVARQLFKKAD; this is translated from the exons ATGACCCTGGACACagacaggg aTATTAATTTTGCCTTGCGGAAGATAGTGTGTATGTTGAAGCCCACTAAACAGATAGTCCACGACCCGGCCACGGGCAGTATGAAGATCCGCACACTCACCACCTTTAAGGACTTTGATATGGATTTCAAACTGGGTCAGGTCTTCACCGAGGACCTGGGACCTGTGGATGGACGAgtctgtcag ACCACAGTGGACTGGGAGGGTGATAAGCTGGTGTGTgttcagagaggagagaaggagggaagaggatggacacactggctggagggagacaaGCTACACTTG GAGATGAGAGTTGGAGATGTGGTCGCCAGGCAACTCTTCAAGAAGGCCGACTGA
- the rbp5 gene encoding retinol-binding protein 1 isoform X1 — protein MSKPNYTGTFHMVSQDNFENYLAALDINFALRKIVCMLKPTKQIVHDPATGSMKIRTLTTFKDFDMDFKLGQVFTEDLGPVDGRVCQTTVDWEGDKLVCVQRGEKEGRGWTHWLEGDKLHLEMRVGDVVARQLFKKAD, from the exons ATGTCTAAACCAAATTACACAGGAACCTTTCACATGGTGTCTCAAGATAACTTCGAGAACTACCTCGCAGCTTTGG aTATTAATTTTGCCTTGCGGAAGATAGTGTGTATGTTGAAGCCCACTAAACAGATAGTCCACGACCCGGCCACGGGCAGTATGAAGATCCGCACACTCACCACCTTTAAGGACTTTGATATGGATTTCAAACTGGGTCAGGTCTTCACCGAGGACCTGGGACCTGTGGATGGACGAgtctgtcag ACCACAGTGGACTGGGAGGGTGATAAGCTGGTGTGTgttcagagaggagagaaggagggaagaggatggacacactggctggagggagacaaGCTACACTTG GAGATGAGAGTTGGAGATGTGGTCGCCAGGCAACTCTTCAAGAAGGCCGACTGA
- the rbp5 gene encoding retinol-binding protein 1 isoform X3, whose amino-acid sequence MSKPNYTGTFHMVSQDNFENYLAALDINFALRKIVCMLKPTKQIVHDPATGSMKIRTLTTFKDFDMDFKLGQVFTEDLGPVDGRVCQWTGRVISWCVFREERRREEDGHTGWRETSYTWR is encoded by the exons ATGTCTAAACCAAATTACACAGGAACCTTTCACATGGTGTCTCAAGATAACTTCGAGAACTACCTCGCAGCTTTGG aTATTAATTTTGCCTTGCGGAAGATAGTGTGTATGTTGAAGCCCACTAAACAGATAGTCCACGACCCGGCCACGGGCAGTATGAAGATCCGCACACTCACCACCTTTAAGGACTTTGATATGGATTTCAAACTGGGTCAGGTCTTCACCGAGGACCTGGGACCTGTGGATGGACGAgtctgtcag TGGACTGGGAGGGTGATAAGCTGGTGTGTgttcagagaggagagaaggagggaagaggatggacacactggctggagggagacaaGCTACACTTG GAGATGA